In Nymphaea colorata isolate Beijing-Zhang1983 chromosome 10, ASM883128v2, whole genome shotgun sequence, the genomic stretch GGGAAGAATGGCAACTTGTTTTTCCCTTTCAGTAAGAAAGTGAAtcaatttattttatgtttaccttttttatgaaatatatTTTGATGAATCCAGTGAAGATTTGTGAAACTTTTTTATTGGATAAATGTGTTATGTAAATGGAGTTGAGGATTGAACGGTCCTGCATCATGGCATGCATAGTTTCAGCGGAGTGACATATTTGTTGAAATTAGTTCATTATATTTAGTAACTTTCATTTCAATTGGTAACCCTAGTTGTTTAACACATAGTGATGAtatttatttcttgaaattGTAGACAGTTGTTATATATACAGCTGATGTTCGCAATATCCATTGTGTAGATGAGGTACTATGtcctgatctctctctctctctctctctctctttctctctctgctaTCATCCTATGAATACATGATTGTAAATAGGGTAAATCAACATCTTGTTTTTGGAGGTTGTTTTCTCAGTCCTGTGAGATATGTTTAATTGTTACTTTTGCTCATGTAATTATCTTTAATGGTCCCCGACTTCATTATTTCTTTCATAACAGATAACAAATGGAGAAAGACTAACACTGACATTGTGGTTCACCCGTGATAGTTCACATGATGAGGATACCAAAATCCTTGACCTTCTCTCGCAGAGATATTTGAGCTGCCATGATGATGTTCCTGACCCACGTCTCCCAGTGCCAGCCTCCTCCAATATGTACTGGTTTTCTTTTGTCCCAGAGTCTTCTAAGAAGTTGGGATTCGATATTCGTTGGGCCAGAGTTTATATCCTtggttacaatttttattttaatgatcGGAATTCGAGTATAAAGTTGGGTTCATCAGATGAAGTTCTTGAGTTGCTCAACATGCCACTGCTATTGATAAAGGATGGTTATATACTTGAGAGACAGTTCAGTAATAGCTTACAGGCTCTTCAGGTAcctgcaaaagatgcattttttccCAATCTTGTGCCTCTATTATGCAACTTTTATGGAGTGTCTTTCTATCTTTTTGCCTTTCAATagtaaattttctaaaaatttatgtCAGGTATGATGTCTCATGTAGAAATTTGCGAAAACATGTTTAAATTCTGACATATTTACTAACATGTCTGGGTTTTAGGAAATTCCATTTCCTCGTGTTGCtacaaaatgaaaactcaaTGGCATGCTTACTTTAACTTGAATGTTGCTTGTTTGGGTTTTTTGTTAgatatttaaaatgtgttcagGCCAAAAATAAAAGTCGTGATCAAATTTTAGTTACAAGTCGACCTTTGGGTCAGTTTCAGTTTGTGTTGAATTTGTTGCAGTTCAAGTCCAGAGGCATGCAAGAACCCTAGCAAGAATCCTTGATCCAGACTCACTTGAGTGCATTGATGGTGCAAACTTTTGTTACTTCCTGAACATAACAATACATGTGCTTTTGATGTAGAACTAAGCATTTGgttcaaatttttgttcatgCCTGATTTGGACTGACGCTAAAATTTTTATGCAGTCAGTCAAGAAGGGTATAGGTTTATGTATATGAAACGGCTTGTCAAATTGTACTGAAGGGTAACCTGTGTAGACTATCACAGATTATGAAACTTAGGTTTGGTCTAAGGCTCTAAGCTCATTTTGTATCTAACTAAACCAAAACTGCTATAAAATCTGTAAAATATACCTAGTTTTGtgagaaaaatttaaaaacatggTCAAAGTTTTTAAGAAGTTGGCAGAAGCATGCACTGAAATTTTAAAGATAAAAACACTACCAAGtttgaaagaaattaaagagtaaaaattttaaaagtgtgCATAAGTTTGACATAATTACAAAAATATGCTTCATGGGTAATTAAGTGATTTGGGAGCCCAACATCTGACTGTAAAATACATTTTAGTTAAAAGAGACATGCCTTTGTGTTAACTAATCTTGAACATCGTGTGTGTTTTTGTATGTCGAAAAGATAGGCATGTTCTTGATAGATTTCTCTTCTACTTTTTGATATTAGTAAAACTGACGAGGATTATTGTGCCAAATAGATTTAGTTTTGTTGCTATATCATGTTTCTGTGGGAAGGTCCCTTTGCTAATGAGGTCTTATCTCCACATAATTGCGATCTATGACCACAATTGGCCCCTGCTCACTTGGTTGCagtcaaaataattttcaagttGAGGTTTATCCTTCTGATCATTGAATAGGGCCGTCTTTATGCAGGTATCAGGACAAAAATGTTGGACAGGGCTTTAGGGGTGTCATTGATCTATTTCATGTAATTCTCATACTGGTGTTGTATTTGCATACAATTTTACGTAGAGTGACTAAATCCATATGAGCTCCAGATTGCTAATAGGTGACTTGCATCTTAAATATTTCTGGTGTTGAGGCTTTTTGAATTTGCATCATGGCTCTTCAGATTTAAGGGTGCATTCATGAAAGTTTAGGCTTTAGCATTTAGTTTCAGATTTTCACTTCTGTTTGTTAGTACATGATTGGTCTTATGTTTCATTGAACTTTGTTAGGTTGTCCAATTTTGCCTGTGGAGAGGGCCTCATCTCCAAGGTTCTGGACTGCAATGTAGTGAGTCGGGGATTGAAGTCAAGTCAGGAGCAAGCGTTGAATGCTGTCCTGTTATTGTGTCAGACCAAGAAGTTGCAGAAAGGATATTTGTGCAGCTTTCTTCTCCTGATGAGGACCCTGAATTCAGTTTTGCAAGCTTTGGAAACGGAATTGCAGCCTGGGAAAATTATGTCCACACTTTACACACACAACTTTTGGATAGTCTTCCACTATGGTTAGCATATGGGACCATCAGCCCTTTAACACTGCAAGAATCATAGGCTTGCTGTATGATCTATGAGTAGATCCCCTGCAGACTATCATAAAAGCTGAAGTTTGGAGAGTTTGATATGATGCTGGAACCATTGGCTCCATATTGAGCATTTGAATTATTATCTATTACACCTTTTTGCTGCCTTATGCTTCAGGCCCGCAATATTAACCTAGTTGTTGACAAGCTTGCATAGCCTCCTCTTCGTCAATTTGGATGTTCTGACGATGTTATTGCACTAGTTGGCTAGGAGCCTAGGACATTACCATATCTTCCACCCTTTGTTCTCTGTATCTTGAATAACTCTTGTTTTCTCATAAGGTGAGGTGTTAAGCTGACCTCTATCAGTTCGTTGCAGACGATGAATTGTATGCATACTAAACCTCCTTCTCTTTGGAAACCGATATAAGTGTGGTCTGGATTAATGTGCCCTAGTATTTCATGACACTGTTGAGAAACATGAATTACATCTACATGCTGGAGCTTACATAgcagttttgatttttttggcaAGCTTTATCCTCCATGATCTTCTGAATGCATGGTTGAAATTCCAGATGCGTCTTTGCATAATACTCGCACACCTTGTTAGGTGTCCAACTGTCAATTAGTAGCAATACTCAAGTCCGTTAAGACGATTGCCTACACTTGAGAGGATACAAGCTACAGGAGACCAACCTGCGTTAGTCAAATGCGCGTCATTTCCGAAAGGGACATATGTGCTCACAGAAATTCAAGGGCTGAGTTTCATGTCATTCTGAAAGGTTCTTAGTTTCATCATGATAATTTTACTGGGCAGTACCTTGATATGCTCCTGAAGGTCTCAGTGATTCTAGGGTCTTGATTTATACTATTGCACCTGTTCAAGCATTCGCAAGAACGATGTCGGTTCCATTCGATAGTGTCATGAAAAGCTTCTTTTGCTCCGTTGATCCCGTTCATTTTGTTAATCATTTGTGACACTCGGGTGCTCAAGCCTTCCTGTGTGTATCTGCTTAAAAAATGTCTCTGCAGAAAAGATGGAGCAAAGTTCAGTTGCTTGGAAACGTCATAAAATAATGGTGATCTTCTTCCAGATCCAAGCAAATTTTGTGCAGAAAGCAAGAAGGCGTGGTCCAGCATAACTGCTTGTCGTTTGTGGTTTTCCCACCGACTGTTCTGATGTGTTGTTAGCCAGAGGGTCCAAGTACGTCAGGCATGGGCAATGCAGAAACAGTCTGGTTATGAAAGCATCTTCCATACGCGCCaccttttcctctctttcttccttttttgtggATAGCATCGTACTTGACACCTCGATGCAGCGATAGCGTGTACAATCTTGATCCAGCTATCCATAGACATAACGAAGCTAGAAAATCTAGCAGCTACCAATGCTATCAGGCTAAAGATTCtacaattttttattctattgAGCAGAGTTGGAAGGGCAGGGCAATCCATTAGTCGTGCGGCTTGACCTGTTTGCCAGGATATGGGTATATGATTTCAACGTTACTCTTACCAAGTGCAATCATCCATTTACTTTCTTCCGTGATAAGGATCTCACTTGTACTTTTACCCTTCTCACTATGTTCCTCAATTATTGAAGCGTCGCGTTAagttttctaatattttgattcttttaagcATGTGAGACTCCGACGCCCGTTAAACTTTTGACCTTCTTTAACTTGAACGTCGTAACACCCTTAACTTGAAAGTAGTAGATCGAAACTATAATCGATAGAAAACTTGTTTCGCTTCTGTTTTTCCACTACTAAACAAATCCCAGAGAAACAAATCCCAGATATTGAATTTTTCAACCTACTTTAGCTCGATCTGAACCGTTGGACAAGTGGACAACTTGTTGGCACCTAGTTGGACGCATTTGGACGTCAGTCTTGTCAGGAGAAcagttttatacatatatattggtATTATGTTGTCTTGGTAAAAAGCAGATCAGCTGAATTGTGTAAACGTGTCTACGTGCAATTGGAGATTTCTATTTTAGGGCCCAAAATGTTTTCCTTAATCTAAAAAAGGCTCTTTTCTGCATCAGCCGCAGGTGATAACTGGCAGAGAAAGCCTCACGCTAAATGATCACAAGTCTTGTCCTCTTGGTGAAATTGATTTTCCAAAGCTTCTTTTGTTGCGTTTAAAACATTATAATATTTTAGTCCACTACCAAAGAACGGGGCAGTATTTCCATTTGCTTCAATCTAACAAGGATTTTAACCAGCACAGAGCCCAATGATAAACGAAATCTTGAGAATTACCATGGTAACTTGGAGGGAGCAGGTTGTTTCTTATGCTCTCTGGTGGAAGAACATGAAAAGGGGTGCCCACCTGTTGACAAGTAGGACGGAGTGAGTGCATGGCACATGGAGGGCCACTCCTTCCACTCTCTCCAACTCAAGAACATTACACCCAAAGCACCTCCACACCTTTGAGCCACGTtaggaaaataagaaaagtgaAACTCTTTTCTAGAATTAAGGCACTCTTGACTAGAAAACCTGGCTGGTTGAATGCTGTTAATGAAAATTATAATCCACCATTCTGAACAACAGGGCCTAAAAATTTCCGGATATGAAACTGGTCGATGTTTGTATTTTATTCTCTTGTAATGCTTATACGTAAAAATTAAGTTGGTCTTCACCTATCAAAGGTCTCCCACCTCCTGATGATGTCAGTAATCTACTTTGATCAACATAATCGAGTGCTAATCCAACGCAGAAATCTGTGGCTTAATCAAAGTGGACATCGACATCAGAAAGCAGGCAACCCACCAAAAGCTCCCTTCCCGGAAAGGCTCTTACGCCGTCGCCTTCAACACGTTACACGTCTCATTCAACCGTCTTAAATCCAGTTTGTTTTTCCCACCGAAATAGTACATAAACTTCCATGGTGGTGGCTTTTTATCATCTAAATGAAGCTTAATTTCTTGTATTGATGACGCATTGGCTTGGATCCACTGCCAAGACAGCTATTATTATCTCGTTCAGTACTGCGGACGGCAAGAAAGTCAAGAACACGAAGCAACGCGATGGAGTGAACCGACCTTGAAGTTAAGCCAATGAATTTATCTCATAAACTTGATAGACGGCAAGAAAGTTGAGACTGTCAAGCAACCAAGTTGATGTCACAGAACGACCCTGCACAACAGTAGACGACATGAGAGAAGAGACAT encodes the following:
- the LOC116262437 gene encoding uncharacterized protein LOC116262437 isoform X2, coding for MIDWLFRFPDNEGKRTTSLNKEGRDAGRATREQWRQEWRRPRESGIASFSGTSSPSISELEFIHKSCGTIGYRDNVLSTTLPHLIATGCGHLIMPFVAIRERLKEKVEEFFGCEYELFIEFTGLISWTTGSRIGWHSDDNRPYLKQRHFAAVCYLNTCNKDFMGGIFHFQEGEPNNILPTAGITNGERLTLTLWFTRDSSHDEDTKILDLLSQRYLSCHDDVPDPRLPVPASSNMYWFSFVPESSKKLGFDIRWARVYILGYNFYFNDRNSSIKLGSSDEVLELLNMPLLLIKDGYILERQFSNSLQALQVVQFCLWRGPHLQGSGLQCSESGIEVKSGASVECCPVIVSDQEVAERIFVQLSSPDEDPEFSFASFGNGIAAWENYVHTLHTQLLDSLPLWLAYGTISPLTLQES
- the LOC116262437 gene encoding uncharacterized protein LOC116262437 isoform X1; this translates as MIDWLFRFPDNEGKRTTSLNKEGRDAGRATREQWRQEWRRPRESGIASFSGTSSPSISELEFIHKSCGTIGYRDNVLSTTLPHLIATGCGHLIMPFVAIRERLKEKVEEFFGCEYELFIEFTGLISWTTGSRIGWHSDDNRPYLKQRHFAAVCYLNTCNKDFMGGIFHFQEGEPNNILPTAGTVVIYTADVRNIHCVDEITNGERLTLTLWFTRDSSHDEDTKILDLLSQRYLSCHDDVPDPRLPVPASSNMYWFSFVPESSKKLGFDIRWARVYILGYNFYFNDRNSSIKLGSSDEVLELLNMPLLLIKDGYILERQFSNSLQALQVVQFCLWRGPHLQGSGLQCSESGIEVKSGASVECCPVIVSDQEVAERIFVQLSSPDEDPEFSFASFGNGIAAWENYVHTLHTQLLDSLPLWLAYGTISPLTLQES
- the LOC116262437 gene encoding uncharacterized protein LOC116262437 isoform X3, which gives rise to MAETERERDRLILRDFVSLDLCKELEFIHKSCGTIGYRDNVLSTTLPHLIATGCGHLIMPFVAIRERLKEKVEEFFGCEYELFIEFTGLISWTTGSRIGWHSDDNRPYLKQRHFAAVCYLNTCNKDFMGGIFHFQEGEPNNILPTAGTVVIYTADVRNIHCVDEITNGERLTLTLWFTRDSSHDEDTKILDLLSQRYLSCHDDVPDPRLPVPASSNMYWFSFVPESSKKLGFDIRWARVYILGYNFYFNDRNSSIKLGSSDEVLELLNMPLLLIKDGYILERQFSNSLQALQVVQFCLWRGPHLQGSGLQCSESGIEVKSGASVECCPVIVSDQEVAERIFVQLSSPDEDPEFSFASFGNGIAAWENYVHTLHTQLLDSLPLWLAYGTISPLTLQES